In the Sinomonas cyclohexanicum genome, CTCGTCGGCGCCACGGTGGAGGCACACCCCGACGAGCTGCGCCTCCTCGAGGAGGTGTGCCGGCACCGGCAGGGTCAGCTCGCGGAGATCGGCGGCCTCCTGGCGCGTGGCACCCGCACGGGCAGCCTCGAGGACCTCACCGCGGCGGCGGACCTCGCGGCCCGGCCTCGAGCTCGACGCCCTCGAGGCACGCTGCGCGGCAGTGGCCCTTGACCGGGCCCGGGATGCGAGGGATCCCGTTATGGTGAGGCTCATGCAGGCCCGACTCGATGCGCTTGCGGGGAAGGTCACCGTCCTGCCGGTCGCGCCGAGCCAGGCCTCCCCCGTGCTCACCCAGCGCGAGCGGGAGGTGGCCGTCCTCGCCGCCACGGGCACCTCCAACCGCCGGATCGCCGAGGACTTGGGGCTCTCGGTGCGCACGGTCGAGGGGCACCTCTATCAGGTGTTCGCGAAGCTGTCGGTGGCGAACCGCAGCGAGTTGGCGGGGGTCGTCGGGAACGGCGGTCGCGAGGGGCAACCGTGACATCCGAGTCCCGGGACCCGACGCAGCCGCACGAGACAGGTCACGTAGTGCAGCTGATCGGCCGTCCCGGCACCGCCGCGGTCCTCGTGCTCGGCGAGATGGGCGTGGGCAAGTCCGCCCTGTTGGACGGTGCGTGCCGGCTGCTCGAGGCGGCGATGGAGCCCCTGCGCCTCCACGGCAGCCCCGCACTGGCCAAGGTCCCGTATGGTGTCCTCGCCCCTTTCCTCGGAGGGCTCCCTGCGGATGAGGCCGGCTCGCGCGTTCAGGTCCTGCGAGCCTTCTGGCGCGCGGTCGAGACGCTGCGGCGGAACCGGAAGTCCGATCTCCTCCTCGTGATCGACGACGCGCATGAGCTGGATCCCGCCTCGAGCGAGGTGGTCGCAGAGCTCGTC is a window encoding:
- a CDS encoding response regulator transcription factor, which translates into the protein MQARLDALAGKVTVLPVAPSQASPVLTQREREVAVLAATGTSNRRIAEDLGLSVRTVEGHLYQVFAKLSVANRSELAGVVGNGGREGQP